In Bombus fervidus isolate BK054 chromosome 13, iyBomFerv1, whole genome shotgun sequence, a single genomic region encodes these proteins:
- the Siz gene encoding brefeldin-resistant Arf-GEF family protein schizo isoform X5, with the protein MSAVLGSVGDPAGLLDPDVESILEEKNQLISRQYAEIERLQRELSEVIGERDALLCEVSKFKFEREMTDLTRLLDDSFPQKMERPSQHAANVNQVHGSGMHGVYSSGSQTSLTTSYITGQSYVQNQNYAHGPYNSTSNVRVYTHAGYNQPQSYGTMVQGYGGQPQAAGYQQNHLKKGPVRNGDVLKRCRLQTAYELSQDLLDKQIEMLERKYGGVKARNAALTIQRAFRRYTLLKKFAAITAMAKAEKRLSRKLQETTERATGVNEHERMVYHSQIYIQQPQTANRPMPIRSMSLRERRHVENSQSPIPRSQSGRCEVQVAGHQHANHNIHQSGRHTPSLAPSPCNRHQQLPPSPCWESSSQESGSSMHYYNPQDTLCSIRQDTPPRDLLRTPCTSPSTPHNLQTQVVQNWSSAGHLGSAGRTRGSAKKVPPEVPKRTSSITSRSMEPRHNGLSKSVENGSLSSVQSSGSDSTNCESSEGDAQRGSPVWKHKGISSSPEHQECANHTTDSTTMMSSVKDLGHSHASSGYQLPLMDHPESIPQTSYKVSEIVRKRQYRVGLNLFNKKPERGISYLIRRGFLENSPQGVARFLISRKGLSKQMIGEYLGNLQNPFNMAVLECFSHELDLSGMQVDVALRKFQAYFRMPGEAQKIERLMEVFSQRYCHCNPDVVSRLRSADTVFVLAFAIIMLNTDLHTPNLKPERRMRLDDFVKNLRGIDDCGDIDRDILVGIYERVKENEFKPGSDHVSQVMKVQATIVGKKPNMALPHRRLVCYCRLYEIPDIHKKERPGVHQREVFLFNDLLVVTKILSKKKNSVTYTFRQSFPLCGMVATLFEVPHYPYGIRLSQRVDGKVLVTFNARNAHDRCKFVEDLRESISEMDEMETLRIETELERQKSSRSARGGAENRDSGVADVEICPCPGPYSERSETTDIDTQLKRSALSNSLLDIHEQFAGEKPQRRGSVGSLDSGGLFAKRERKLSQSEESGPYSRTTEV; encoded by the exons TTTCCCGCAGAAGATGGAGAGGCCATCGCAGCATGCGGCGAACGTGAACCAGGTGCACGGGAGTGGCATGCACGGCGTATACTCGTCAGGCAGTCAAACCTCCCTAACGACGTCCTACATCACGGGCCAGTCGTACGTTCAGAACCAGAACTACGCACACGGCCCATACAATTCCACGTCGAACGTGAGAGTATACACTCACGCCGGCTACAATCAGCCCCAAAGTTATGGTACCATGGTGCAGGGCTATGGTGGTCAACCACAGGCCGCAGGGTATCAACAAAACCATCTTAAAAAAGGACCTGTACGTAACGGAGACGTGCTGAAGAGATGCCGGCTGCAGACTGC GTACGAGTTATCCCAAGACCTATTGGATAAGCAGATAGAGATGTTAGAAAGAAAATACGGCGGTGTGAAGGCAAGAAACGCCGCACTGACTATTCAACGAGCATTCAGAAGATACACTCTGCTGAAGAAATTCGCAGCCATCACCGCCATGGCTAAGGCTGAAAAACGTCTCAGCAGAAAGCTTCAGGAAACTACAGAGAGAGCCACGGGCGTAAATGAACATGAGAGGATGGTATATCACAGTCAAATTTACATACAACAGCCACAGACGGCGAACAGACCAATGCCCATCAGGAGCATGTCTCTGAGGGAAAGGAGGCACGTGGAGAACTCACAATCTCCGATACCGAGGAGCCAGAGCGGCAGGTGCGAGGTCCAGGTCGCTGGTCATCAGCACGCGAACCATAACATACATCAAAGTGGCAGACATACGCCCTCTCTGGCGCCGAGTCCTTGCAACAGACACCAACAGTTACCACCAAGTCCGTGCTGGGAGTCCAGCTCTCAGGAAAGCGGGTCTAGCATGCATTATTACAATCCACAG GACACGTTGTGCAGCATCAGACAAGATACGCCACCAAGGGATCTGCTGCGGACACCATGCACGTCGCCGTCGACGCCTCACAATCTTCAGACACAAGTGGTTCAGAACTGGAGTAGTGCCGGTCACCTTGGTTCCGCCGGTAGAACGAGAGGATCCGCGAAAAAGGTGCCACCGGAAGTGCCAAAAAGAACGTCTTCCATTACGTCCAGATCTATGGAACCACGTCACAATGGTCTTAGCAAAAGCGTCGAGAACGGTAGCCTAAGCTCGGTTCAGAGTTCTGGCAGCGATTCCACTAATTGCGAGAGCTCCGAGGGAGACGCTCAAAGAGGATCACCTGTGTGGAAGCATAAAGGAATC TCAAGTTCACCAGAACACCAAGAATGCGCCAATCACACAACAGACTCAACTACCATGATGAGCAGCGTGAAGGATCTTGGCCACTCTCATGCCAGTTCCGGCTACCAGCTTCCTCTCATGGATCATCCAGAAAGTATACCGCAGACGAGCTATAAAGTATCAGAAATAGTTAGAAAACGTCAGTATCGAGTGGGCCTAAATCTGTTCAACAAGAAACCAGAAAGAGGAATCAGTTACTTGATCAGAAGAGGATTCTTGGAGAATAGCCCTCAGGGTGTAGCAAGATTTTTGATCAGTAGAAAAGGACTGTCCAAACAGATGATAGGAGAATATCTTGGAAACCTTCAAAACCCCTTCAACATGGCTGTGCTTGA ATGCTTCTCCCACGAGCTGGACCTATCAGGAATGCAGGTAGACGTTGCTTTGAGGAAGTTTCAAGCATACTTCCGGATGCCAGGTGAAGCTCAAAAAATAGAACGACTAATGGAGGTGTTCAGCCAACGTTATTGCCACTGCAATCCCGATGTAGTATCCAGGCTACGCTCAGCAGACACTGTCTTTGTATTAGCGTTTGCAATTATCATGCTGAACACTGATCTGCACACACCAAACCTGAAACCAGAACGCAGAATGAGGCTGGATGACTTTGTCAAGAACCTCAGAGGCATAGACGATTGTGGAGATATTGATAGAGATATATTGGTTGGAATTTATGAAAGAGTAAAGGAAAACGAATTCAAACCTGGCTCAGATCATGTTTCTCAAGTGATGAAGGTCCAAGCGACAATAGTAGGCAAGAAACCTAACATGGCCTTGCCTCATAGAAGATTAGTTTGCTATTGTAGACTGTATGAGATCCCAGACATCCACAAGAAAGAGAGACCAGGTGTACATCAACGAGAAGTATTTCTCTTCAATGATCTCCTCGTTGTAACAAAGATCCTGAGCAAGAAAAAGAACAGCGTTACTTATACGTTCAGACAAAGCTTTCCACTGTGCGGAATGGTAGCCACGCTGTTTGAAGTTCCTC attATCCGTATGGAATTAGACTCTCCCAGCGCGTGGATGGAAAGGTGTTGGTTACGTTTAATGCGAGGAACGCGCACGACAGGTGCAAGTTTGTGGAGGATCTCAGAGAATCCATCAGCGAAATGGACGAGATGGAAACCTTACGGATTGAGACGGAACTGGAACGACAGAAAAGCAGCAGAAGTGCGAGGGGTGGCGCTGAAAATAGAGACTCTGGAGTGGCAGATGTCGAGATATGTCCTTGCCCGGGGCCTTATTCCGAAAGATCGGAAACTACCGACATAGATACCCAATTAAAACGTTCTGCCCTTAGTAATTCCCTTCTGGACATACATGaacaat TTGCTGGTGAAAAACCGCAGCGACGTGGAAGCGTGGGCTCACTCGATAGCG GGGGTCTATTCGCCAAACGAGAACGAAAACTTTCACAATCGGAGGAATCCGGCCCGTACAGTCGCACCACGGAAGTGTAA
- the Siz gene encoding brefeldin-resistant Arf-GEF family protein schizo isoform X2, producing the protein MFTMIEPRGDRVANTQTKHHCYQVIRTTRVHQSSRSSRMVTVQEKVIRSRLQLGYSTPTNFINRFPQKMERPSQHAANVNQVHGSGMHGVYSSGSQTSLTTSYITGQSYVQNQNYAHGPYNSTSNVRVYTHAGYNQPQSYGTMVQGYGGQPQAAGYQQNHLKKGPVRNGDVLKRCRLQTAYELSQDLLDKQIEMLERKYGGVKARNAALTIQRAFRRYTLLKKFAAITAMAKAEKRLSRKLQETTERATGVNEHERMVYHSQIYIQQPQTANRPMPIRSMSLRERRHVENSQSPIPRSQSGRCEVQVAGHQHANHNIHQSGRHTPSLAPSPCNRHQQLPPSPCWESSSQESGSSMHYYNPQDTLCSIRQDTPPRDLLRTPCTSPSTPHNLQTQVVQNWSSAGHLGSAGRTRGSAKKVPPEVPKRTSSITSRSMEPRHNGLSKSVENGSLSSVQSSGSDSTNCESSEGDAQRGSPVWKHKGISSSPEHQECANHTTDSTTMMSSVKDLGHSHASSGYQLPLMDHPESIPQTSYKVSEIVRKRQYRVGLNLFNKKPERGISYLIRRGFLENSPQGVARFLISRKGLSKQMIGEYLGNLQNPFNMAVLECFSHELDLSGMQVDVALRKFQAYFRMPGEAQKIERLMEVFSQRYCHCNPDVVSRLRSADTVFVLAFAIIMLNTDLHTPNLKPERRMRLDDFVKNLRGIDDCGDIDRDILVGIYERVKENEFKPGSDHVSQVMKVQATIVGKKPNMALPHRRLVCYCRLYEIPDIHKKERPGVHQREVFLFNDLLVVTKILSKKKNSVTYTFRQSFPLCGMVATLFEVPHYPYGIRLSQRVDGKVLVTFNARNAHDRCKFVEDLRESISEMDEMETLRIETELERQKSSRSARGGAENRDSGVADVEICPCPGPYSERSETTDIDTQLKRSALSNSLLDIHEQFAGEKPQRRGSVGSLDSGMSISFQSTSASSMSQGIKHPGQVHPIHPGATIPGGAKGLAQQPSFLGGLFAKRERKLSQSEESGPYSRTTEV; encoded by the exons TTTCCCGCAGAAGATGGAGAGGCCATCGCAGCATGCGGCGAACGTGAACCAGGTGCACGGGAGTGGCATGCACGGCGTATACTCGTCAGGCAGTCAAACCTCCCTAACGACGTCCTACATCACGGGCCAGTCGTACGTTCAGAACCAGAACTACGCACACGGCCCATACAATTCCACGTCGAACGTGAGAGTATACACTCACGCCGGCTACAATCAGCCCCAAAGTTATGGTACCATGGTGCAGGGCTATGGTGGTCAACCACAGGCCGCAGGGTATCAACAAAACCATCTTAAAAAAGGACCTGTACGTAACGGAGACGTGCTGAAGAGATGCCGGCTGCAGACTGC GTACGAGTTATCCCAAGACCTATTGGATAAGCAGATAGAGATGTTAGAAAGAAAATACGGCGGTGTGAAGGCAAGAAACGCCGCACTGACTATTCAACGAGCATTCAGAAGATACACTCTGCTGAAGAAATTCGCAGCCATCACCGCCATGGCTAAGGCTGAAAAACGTCTCAGCAGAAAGCTTCAGGAAACTACAGAGAGAGCCACGGGCGTAAATGAACATGAGAGGATGGTATATCACAGTCAAATTTACATACAACAGCCACAGACGGCGAACAGACCAATGCCCATCAGGAGCATGTCTCTGAGGGAAAGGAGGCACGTGGAGAACTCACAATCTCCGATACCGAGGAGCCAGAGCGGCAGGTGCGAGGTCCAGGTCGCTGGTCATCAGCACGCGAACCATAACATACATCAAAGTGGCAGACATACGCCCTCTCTGGCGCCGAGTCCTTGCAACAGACACCAACAGTTACCACCAAGTCCGTGCTGGGAGTCCAGCTCTCAGGAAAGCGGGTCTAGCATGCATTATTACAATCCACAG GACACGTTGTGCAGCATCAGACAAGATACGCCACCAAGGGATCTGCTGCGGACACCATGCACGTCGCCGTCGACGCCTCACAATCTTCAGACACAAGTGGTTCAGAACTGGAGTAGTGCCGGTCACCTTGGTTCCGCCGGTAGAACGAGAGGATCCGCGAAAAAGGTGCCACCGGAAGTGCCAAAAAGAACGTCTTCCATTACGTCCAGATCTATGGAACCACGTCACAATGGTCTTAGCAAAAGCGTCGAGAACGGTAGCCTAAGCTCGGTTCAGAGTTCTGGCAGCGATTCCACTAATTGCGAGAGCTCCGAGGGAGACGCTCAAAGAGGATCACCTGTGTGGAAGCATAAAGGAATC TCAAGTTCACCAGAACACCAAGAATGCGCCAATCACACAACAGACTCAACTACCATGATGAGCAGCGTGAAGGATCTTGGCCACTCTCATGCCAGTTCCGGCTACCAGCTTCCTCTCATGGATCATCCAGAAAGTATACCGCAGACGAGCTATAAAGTATCAGAAATAGTTAGAAAACGTCAGTATCGAGTGGGCCTAAATCTGTTCAACAAGAAACCAGAAAGAGGAATCAGTTACTTGATCAGAAGAGGATTCTTGGAGAATAGCCCTCAGGGTGTAGCAAGATTTTTGATCAGTAGAAAAGGACTGTCCAAACAGATGATAGGAGAATATCTTGGAAACCTTCAAAACCCCTTCAACATGGCTGTGCTTGA ATGCTTCTCCCACGAGCTGGACCTATCAGGAATGCAGGTAGACGTTGCTTTGAGGAAGTTTCAAGCATACTTCCGGATGCCAGGTGAAGCTCAAAAAATAGAACGACTAATGGAGGTGTTCAGCCAACGTTATTGCCACTGCAATCCCGATGTAGTATCCAGGCTACGCTCAGCAGACACTGTCTTTGTATTAGCGTTTGCAATTATCATGCTGAACACTGATCTGCACACACCAAACCTGAAACCAGAACGCAGAATGAGGCTGGATGACTTTGTCAAGAACCTCAGAGGCATAGACGATTGTGGAGATATTGATAGAGATATATTGGTTGGAATTTATGAAAGAGTAAAGGAAAACGAATTCAAACCTGGCTCAGATCATGTTTCTCAAGTGATGAAGGTCCAAGCGACAATAGTAGGCAAGAAACCTAACATGGCCTTGCCTCATAGAAGATTAGTTTGCTATTGTAGACTGTATGAGATCCCAGACATCCACAAGAAAGAGAGACCAGGTGTACATCAACGAGAAGTATTTCTCTTCAATGATCTCCTCGTTGTAACAAAGATCCTGAGCAAGAAAAAGAACAGCGTTACTTATACGTTCAGACAAAGCTTTCCACTGTGCGGAATGGTAGCCACGCTGTTTGAAGTTCCTC attATCCGTATGGAATTAGACTCTCCCAGCGCGTGGATGGAAAGGTGTTGGTTACGTTTAATGCGAGGAACGCGCACGACAGGTGCAAGTTTGTGGAGGATCTCAGAGAATCCATCAGCGAAATGGACGAGATGGAAACCTTACGGATTGAGACGGAACTGGAACGACAGAAAAGCAGCAGAAGTGCGAGGGGTGGCGCTGAAAATAGAGACTCTGGAGTGGCAGATGTCGAGATATGTCCTTGCCCGGGGCCTTATTCCGAAAGATCGGAAACTACCGACATAGATACCCAATTAAAACGTTCTGCCCTTAGTAATTCCCTTCTGGACATACATGaacaat TTGCTGGTGAAAAACCGCAGCGACGTGGAAGCGTGGGCTCACTCGATAGCGGTATGTCGATTTCTTTTCAATCTACATCTGCCAGCTCAATGAGCCAAGGCATTAAACATCCTGGACAAGTTCATCCTATACATCCAGGGGCTACGATCCCTGGTGGTGCTAAGGGACTGGCTCAGCAGCCATCTTTTTTAGGGGGTCTATTCGCCAAACGAGAACGAAAACTTTCACAATCGGAGGAATCCGGCCCGTACAGTCGCACCACGGAAGTGTAA
- the Siz gene encoding brefeldin-resistant Arf-GEF family protein schizo isoform X3: MSAVLGSVGDPAGLLDPDVESILEEKNQLISRQYAEIERLQRELSEVIGERDALLCEVSKFKFEREMTDLTRLLDDSFPQKMERPSQHAANVNQVHGSGMHGVYSSGSQTSLTTSYITGQSYVQNQNYAHGPYNSTSNVRVYTHAGYNQPQSYGTMVQGYGGQPQAAGYELSQDLLDKQIEMLERKYGGVKARNAALTIQRAFRRYTLLKKFAAITAMAKAEKRLSRKLQETTERATGVNEHERMVYHSQIYIQQPQTANRPMPIRSMSLRERRHVENSQSPIPRSQSGRCEVQVAGHQHANHNIHQSGRHTPSLAPSPCNRHQQLPPSPCWESSSQESGSSMHYYNPQDTLCSIRQDTPPRDLLRTPCTSPSTPHNLQTQVVQNWSSAGHLGSAGRTRGSAKKVPPEVPKRTSSITSRSMEPRHNGLSKSVENGSLSSVQSSGSDSTNCESSEGDAQRGSPVWKHKGISSSPEHQECANHTTDSTTMMSSVKDLGHSHASSGYQLPLMDHPESIPQTSYKVSEIVRKRQYRVGLNLFNKKPERGISYLIRRGFLENSPQGVARFLISRKGLSKQMIGEYLGNLQNPFNMAVLECFSHELDLSGMQVDVALRKFQAYFRMPGEAQKIERLMEVFSQRYCHCNPDVVSRLRSADTVFVLAFAIIMLNTDLHTPNLKPERRMRLDDFVKNLRGIDDCGDIDRDILVGIYERVKENEFKPGSDHVSQVMKVQATIVGKKPNMALPHRRLVCYCRLYEIPDIHKKERPGVHQREVFLFNDLLVVTKILSKKKNSVTYTFRQSFPLCGMVATLFEVPHYPYGIRLSQRVDGKVLVTFNARNAHDRCKFVEDLRESISEMDEMETLRIETELERQKSSRSARGGAENRDSGVADVEICPCPGPYSERSETTDIDTQLKRSALSNSLLDIHEQFAGEKPQRRGSVGSLDSGMSISFQSTSASSMSQGIKHPGQVHPIHPGATIPGGAKGLAQQPSFLGGLFAKRERKLSQSEESGPYSRTTEV; encoded by the exons TTTCCCGCAGAAGATGGAGAGGCCATCGCAGCATGCGGCGAACGTGAACCAGGTGCACGGGAGTGGCATGCACGGCGTATACTCGTCAGGCAGTCAAACCTCCCTAACGACGTCCTACATCACGGGCCAGTCGTACGTTCAGAACCAGAACTACGCACACGGCCCATACAATTCCACGTCGAACGTGAGAGTATACACTCACGCCGGCTACAATCAGCCCCAAAGTTATGGTACCATGGTGCAGGGCTATGGTGGTCAACCACAGGCCGCAGG GTACGAGTTATCCCAAGACCTATTGGATAAGCAGATAGAGATGTTAGAAAGAAAATACGGCGGTGTGAAGGCAAGAAACGCCGCACTGACTATTCAACGAGCATTCAGAAGATACACTCTGCTGAAGAAATTCGCAGCCATCACCGCCATGGCTAAGGCTGAAAAACGTCTCAGCAGAAAGCTTCAGGAAACTACAGAGAGAGCCACGGGCGTAAATGAACATGAGAGGATGGTATATCACAGTCAAATTTACATACAACAGCCACAGACGGCGAACAGACCAATGCCCATCAGGAGCATGTCTCTGAGGGAAAGGAGGCACGTGGAGAACTCACAATCTCCGATACCGAGGAGCCAGAGCGGCAGGTGCGAGGTCCAGGTCGCTGGTCATCAGCACGCGAACCATAACATACATCAAAGTGGCAGACATACGCCCTCTCTGGCGCCGAGTCCTTGCAACAGACACCAACAGTTACCACCAAGTCCGTGCTGGGAGTCCAGCTCTCAGGAAAGCGGGTCTAGCATGCATTATTACAATCCACAG GACACGTTGTGCAGCATCAGACAAGATACGCCACCAAGGGATCTGCTGCGGACACCATGCACGTCGCCGTCGACGCCTCACAATCTTCAGACACAAGTGGTTCAGAACTGGAGTAGTGCCGGTCACCTTGGTTCCGCCGGTAGAACGAGAGGATCCGCGAAAAAGGTGCCACCGGAAGTGCCAAAAAGAACGTCTTCCATTACGTCCAGATCTATGGAACCACGTCACAATGGTCTTAGCAAAAGCGTCGAGAACGGTAGCCTAAGCTCGGTTCAGAGTTCTGGCAGCGATTCCACTAATTGCGAGAGCTCCGAGGGAGACGCTCAAAGAGGATCACCTGTGTGGAAGCATAAAGGAATC TCAAGTTCACCAGAACACCAAGAATGCGCCAATCACACAACAGACTCAACTACCATGATGAGCAGCGTGAAGGATCTTGGCCACTCTCATGCCAGTTCCGGCTACCAGCTTCCTCTCATGGATCATCCAGAAAGTATACCGCAGACGAGCTATAAAGTATCAGAAATAGTTAGAAAACGTCAGTATCGAGTGGGCCTAAATCTGTTCAACAAGAAACCAGAAAGAGGAATCAGTTACTTGATCAGAAGAGGATTCTTGGAGAATAGCCCTCAGGGTGTAGCAAGATTTTTGATCAGTAGAAAAGGACTGTCCAAACAGATGATAGGAGAATATCTTGGAAACCTTCAAAACCCCTTCAACATGGCTGTGCTTGA ATGCTTCTCCCACGAGCTGGACCTATCAGGAATGCAGGTAGACGTTGCTTTGAGGAAGTTTCAAGCATACTTCCGGATGCCAGGTGAAGCTCAAAAAATAGAACGACTAATGGAGGTGTTCAGCCAACGTTATTGCCACTGCAATCCCGATGTAGTATCCAGGCTACGCTCAGCAGACACTGTCTTTGTATTAGCGTTTGCAATTATCATGCTGAACACTGATCTGCACACACCAAACCTGAAACCAGAACGCAGAATGAGGCTGGATGACTTTGTCAAGAACCTCAGAGGCATAGACGATTGTGGAGATATTGATAGAGATATATTGGTTGGAATTTATGAAAGAGTAAAGGAAAACGAATTCAAACCTGGCTCAGATCATGTTTCTCAAGTGATGAAGGTCCAAGCGACAATAGTAGGCAAGAAACCTAACATGGCCTTGCCTCATAGAAGATTAGTTTGCTATTGTAGACTGTATGAGATCCCAGACATCCACAAGAAAGAGAGACCAGGTGTACATCAACGAGAAGTATTTCTCTTCAATGATCTCCTCGTTGTAACAAAGATCCTGAGCAAGAAAAAGAACAGCGTTACTTATACGTTCAGACAAAGCTTTCCACTGTGCGGAATGGTAGCCACGCTGTTTGAAGTTCCTC attATCCGTATGGAATTAGACTCTCCCAGCGCGTGGATGGAAAGGTGTTGGTTACGTTTAATGCGAGGAACGCGCACGACAGGTGCAAGTTTGTGGAGGATCTCAGAGAATCCATCAGCGAAATGGACGAGATGGAAACCTTACGGATTGAGACGGAACTGGAACGACAGAAAAGCAGCAGAAGTGCGAGGGGTGGCGCTGAAAATAGAGACTCTGGAGTGGCAGATGTCGAGATATGTCCTTGCCCGGGGCCTTATTCCGAAAGATCGGAAACTACCGACATAGATACCCAATTAAAACGTTCTGCCCTTAGTAATTCCCTTCTGGACATACATGaacaat TTGCTGGTGAAAAACCGCAGCGACGTGGAAGCGTGGGCTCACTCGATAGCGGTATGTCGATTTCTTTTCAATCTACATCTGCCAGCTCAATGAGCCAAGGCATTAAACATCCTGGACAAGTTCATCCTATACATCCAGGGGCTACGATCCCTGGTGGTGCTAAGGGACTGGCTCAGCAGCCATCTTTTTTAGGGGGTCTATTCGCCAAACGAGAACGAAAACTTTCACAATCGGAGGAATCCGGCCCGTACAGTCGCACCACGGAAGTGTAA